The following are from one region of the Pseudodesulfovibrio piezophilus C1TLV30 genome:
- a CDS encoding rubrerythrin family protein — MSKTLENLKAAFAGESQANRKYLAYADKAESEGKPGVAKLFRAAAAAETIHAHAHLRLMKGIGSTEENLKDAISGETYEFNSMYPEMMEDAKAEGENAILRYFGFANEAEKIHAELYTAALEADDDKFADADFYICSVCGHTQDGEPSDKCPICGAAPKAYKKVD, encoded by the coding sequence ATGAGCAAGACTTTGGAAAATCTGAAAGCGGCTTTTGCCGGAGAGTCCCAGGCCAACCGTAAATATCTCGCCTATGCCGACAAGGCTGAAAGCGAAGGCAAACCAGGTGTTGCCAAACTGTTCCGCGCTGCCGCTGCTGCCGAGACCATTCATGCCCACGCTCATCTGCGCCTCATGAAAGGCATTGGCTCCACGGAAGAGAATCTCAAGGATGCCATTAGCGGTGAGACTTACGAGTTCAATTCCATGTACCCGGAAATGATGGAAGATGCCAAAGCCGAAGGCGAAAATGCCATTCTGCGCTACTTCGGATTTGCCAATGAAGCCGAGAAAATCCACGCCGAGCTGTACACTGCTGCGCTTGAAGCTGACGATGACAAATTTGCTGATGCAGATTTCTATATCTGTAGCGTCTGTGGACACACTCAGGATGGCGAACCTTCCGACAAATGTCCCATCTGCGGTGCTGCTCCCAAAGCGTACAAGAAAGTCGACTAA
- the purD gene encoding phosphoribosylamine--glycine ligase has protein sequence MKILVVGGGGREHALCWKLSLNPKVERILCAPGNGGTAQIGENFPIKDDDIPALVALARDEEVDLVVVGPELPLVLGLENALRQEGIPCFGPSAYAANLEGSKAFSKNVMHDAGVPTAAFRVFDEYDAAVAFIKKQGAPIVVKADGLAAGKGVIVATTEEEALEAVENMMVKKAFGSAGDRVVIEETLAGEEASFLAFCDGLHYALLPSSQDHKAVFEGDTGPNTGGMGAYSPAPILPKEKYEETAELCIKPILRHLASKGEPFKGVLYAGLIYTADGPSVLEYNVRFGDPECQPLLMRLETDLLEIMFACIDGKLDQVDVTSTAQTACGVVMAAEGYPGDYPKGMPVTGLDAADAMEGVKVFQAGTVFADGEILTAGGRVLCVTALGDGLADAQKRAYEAVEKVHFDKSYYRRDIADKGLKRLK, from the coding sequence ATGAAGATATTGGTTGTCGGTGGCGGAGGACGTGAACACGCATTATGCTGGAAACTGTCGCTTAATCCCAAGGTCGAAAGAATCCTGTGCGCGCCGGGCAACGGCGGCACTGCCCAGATCGGCGAGAACTTCCCGATCAAGGATGATGATATCCCGGCTCTGGTGGCGCTCGCCAGAGATGAAGAGGTTGACCTTGTTGTTGTCGGCCCGGAGCTGCCTCTGGTGCTCGGCCTGGAAAACGCCCTTCGGCAGGAAGGTATTCCATGCTTCGGCCCCAGTGCTTATGCCGCCAATCTGGAAGGCTCCAAAGCATTTTCCAAGAATGTCATGCACGATGCAGGTGTACCCACGGCCGCGTTCCGTGTCTTTGACGAATATGACGCCGCTGTCGCTTTCATCAAGAAACAGGGCGCTCCCATCGTTGTCAAGGCTGATGGTCTGGCAGCGGGCAAGGGAGTCATCGTGGCAACAACTGAGGAAGAAGCCCTTGAGGCAGTGGAAAACATGATGGTCAAAAAGGCTTTCGGTTCCGCAGGAGACAGGGTCGTCATTGAGGAAACACTGGCAGGAGAAGAAGCCTCCTTCCTCGCTTTTTGCGACGGTCTGCACTACGCACTACTGCCATCAAGCCAGGATCACAAAGCCGTCTTTGAAGGCGACACCGGTCCCAATACCGGCGGCATGGGAGCCTATTCCCCCGCCCCTATCCTGCCCAAAGAAAAATACGAAGAAACCGCCGAACTCTGCATCAAGCCGATTCTCAGGCACCTTGCTTCCAAGGGCGAACCCTTCAAGGGCGTGCTGTATGCAGGGCTTATATACACCGCAGACGGTCCTTCCGTACTGGAGTACAATGTTCGCTTTGGCGACCCGGAGTGCCAGCCACTGCTCATGCGGCTTGAGACTGATCTGCTGGAGATCATGTTTGCCTGCATTGATGGCAAACTCGATCAGGTTGACGTGACGTCTACTGCACAGACGGCGTGTGGCGTTGTCATGGCCGCTGAGGGATACCCCGGCGACTACCCAAAAGGAATGCCTGTTACCGGGCTTGACGCCGCCGATGCCATGGAAGGAGTGAAGGTCTTTCAGGCCGGGACAGTTTTCGCCGATGGCGAGATTTTGACAGCAGGAGGCCGCGTCCTGTGCGTGACCGCCTTGGGTGATGGCTTGGCTGATGCTCAGAAGCGTGCATACGAGGCCGTGGAAAAAGTTCATTTCGACAAGAGCTACTACCGCCGCGACATTGCTGACAAAGGTTTGAAGCGGCTCAAATAA
- a CDS encoding LysR family transcriptional regulator has product MELYQLKTFVVVAEEGHLTRAAERLHASQPTVSAHIKALEEELETRLFIRTPKGMQLTEAGHRLCRRAETVLHAERELRLEARSMGDELVGDLSLGLNTDAEYLRIVPLLNSLGEEHPKITLQILQSASTSVQDAIRKGRLDCGFIFGGPNHKDIHGVRLETTRFYVAVPDIWKSHIDGGIEALAKLPWIMDPSDNPVQKLISPFFDALGIKPTNTLEVDGDEVIRVLVAAGRGISFMRENELMIANRIGIVHAIPFEGLSIDLHFVCLKRRDQDPVMRAVIDHVFRVWSEI; this is encoded by the coding sequence ATGGAACTTTATCAGTTGAAGACGTTTGTGGTGGTTGCGGAAGAAGGGCATCTGACACGGGCTGCCGAGCGGTTACACGCCAGTCAACCCACTGTTTCCGCGCATATCAAAGCCCTTGAGGAAGAGTTAGAGACCCGCCTTTTCATCAGGACGCCCAAGGGAATGCAACTCACTGAAGCGGGTCATCGCCTCTGCCGCCGGGCCGAAACCGTCCTCCACGCCGAACGGGAGCTCAGACTCGAAGCACGCAGCATGGGGGACGAACTGGTCGGGGACCTGTCTCTCGGCCTGAATACCGATGCCGAATATCTGCGGATCGTCCCCCTGCTGAATTCCCTGGGAGAGGAACATCCCAAGATCACGCTTCAAATATTGCAAAGCGCCAGTACATCCGTACAGGATGCCATTCGCAAAGGCCGATTGGACTGCGGATTCATCTTTGGTGGTCCCAATCACAAGGACATCCACGGAGTCCGATTGGAAACGACCCGCTTCTATGTCGCTGTTCCCGATATCTGGAAATCGCACATTGACGGCGGGATTGAAGCTCTGGCCAAGCTGCCGTGGATCATGGACCCCAGTGACAACCCGGTGCAAAAGCTTATTTCACCTTTTTTCGACGCCCTTGGCATCAAACCGACCAACACTCTGGAAGTTGACGGAGACGAAGTGATCCGCGTTCTGGTTGCTGCCGGGAGGGGCATCTCCTTCATGCGCGAAAACGAACTGATGATCGCCAACCGCATAGGCATTGTCCATGCCATCCCCTTTGAAGGGCTGTCCATCGACCTGCATTTCGTCTGCCTCAAGCGGCGTGACCAGGACCCTGTCATGCGCGCGGTCATCGACCATGTCTTCCGGGTCTGGTCCGAGATATAA
- a CDS encoding class I SAM-dependent methyltransferase: MYQDQLKMDIVNSSLMRKAVYDLVPAKTSRILDVGCGRGGLLLRLQRDKQCAELFGVDMDRDAIAQLRRYIDYAAVVDIEREPILPDEFKGYFNLIIMHDFVEHLFDPWLTLTRVREFLAPGGKAIISTPNFHYWKLQYEILSGHFPYGHGLWHGGHIRWYTPSSLLTLLSIGGYQVDDYMLELPGEANIDQLSCSAPLSTVHYPPVELQPNYPGKHVYSSDYRRNIRPYYPAFFGMKLIAVCTKGTLFWEPVPLTYDCERLSQLTLAVENPFSIFCPPPMKLVRPLDFPFESGI, encoded by the coding sequence ATGTATCAGGACCAGTTGAAGATGGATATCGTGAATTCATCCCTCATGCGCAAGGCGGTTTATGACCTTGTTCCGGCAAAGACGTCCCGGATTTTGGACGTTGGTTGCGGGCGTGGCGGGCTTTTGCTCAGGCTGCAACGAGATAAACAGTGTGCAGAACTTTTCGGCGTGGACATGGATCGGGATGCCATCGCCCAGCTTCGTCGGTACATAGACTACGCCGCTGTAGTGGACATAGAGCGCGAGCCGATCCTGCCGGATGAGTTCAAAGGGTATTTCAATCTGATCATCATGCACGACTTTGTCGAGCACCTTTTTGACCCGTGGTTGACGCTGACCAGGGTCAGGGAATTTTTGGCTCCCGGTGGAAAAGCCATCATTTCCACGCCCAATTTCCATTACTGGAAATTGCAATACGAAATTCTGTCCGGCCATTTCCCTTATGGGCATGGGCTTTGGCACGGCGGGCATATTCGCTGGTACACTCCGTCAAGCTTGCTTACCCTTTTGAGCATTGGCGGGTATCAAGTCGATGATTATATGCTTGAACTCCCCGGTGAGGCGAATATCGATCAATTGTCATGTTCAGCCCCTCTCTCCACCGTTCATTATCCTCCGGTCGAACTGCAACCGAATTATCCGGGAAAGCACGTTTATTCCTCTGATTACAGGCGGAATATACGTCCTTATTATCCTGCTTTTTTCGGTATGAAGCTCATTGCTGTCTGTACCAAGGGGACGCTTTTCTGGGAGCCGGTCCCACTGACATATGATTGTGAACGACTTTCGCAATTGACCCTTGCGGTTGAAAATCCTTTCAGCATATTCTGCCCTCCCCCGATGAAGCTTGTCAGACCTCTTGATTTTCCATTTGAATCAGGTATTTAA
- the purE gene encoding 5-(carboxyamino)imidazole ribonucleotide mutase, translating to MPQVVIFMGSISDEEKMRPCSDLFKELGVDHVFTISSAHRTPERTARLVKEYEETGCQVFICAAGLAAHLAGAVAAQTIKPVLGVPLTASAFGGMDAMMATVQMPPGFPVGTVALDKVGAKNAAWLAAQILALQDEELASKIHKARQGFVESVEKAAASL from the coding sequence ATGCCCCAGGTTGTCATTTTCATGGGTTCCATTTCCGATGAAGAAAAGATGCGTCCGTGTTCCGACCTGTTCAAAGAACTGGGTGTGGATCATGTTTTCACCATTTCATCAGCGCACCGAACCCCGGAGCGGACTGCACGACTGGTCAAGGAGTACGAAGAAACCGGTTGTCAGGTCTTCATCTGTGCAGCCGGACTGGCCGCGCACCTGGCCGGAGCGGTTGCTGCCCAAACCATCAAGCCTGTCCTTGGCGTTCCCCTGACGGCTTCGGCCTTCGGCGGCATGGATGCCATGATGGCCACCGTACAGATGCCTCCGGGATTCCCGGTCGGCACCGTGGCTTTGGATAAGGTCGGCGCGAAAAACGCAGCGTGGCTGGCCGCACAGATTCTCGCCCTTCAGGATGAAGAACTCGCCTCCAAGATTCACAAGGCCCGCCAAGGATTTGTGGAGTCTGTAGAAAAGGCCGCCGCCAGTCTCTAG
- a CDS encoding aminotransferase class IV has product MIHYCKGKYHSGGVSLNPSAPAFRYGTGFFETVCYNGFTLCHLDLHLDRLLHALRTYRIEYTAIDFPAVIREVLKLNGLEREFARVSIFYPLDGNDAHPVVQAVPFKRKPYKAYRLCLCEERHVSDLNAQKTTSSMFFHLALKQARAKGFDDAALTDFDNTLLESTTGAIVLMRSGDFHMMESPYRLPSTSLELAEKVIEILPRRVNVDDLCQYRHAYLLNSMIGMRPIVSIGETGFVPDEETCRDVTAFVLDEPI; this is encoded by the coding sequence ATGATCCATTATTGCAAGGGCAAGTATCATAGCGGCGGGGTTTCCCTCAATCCGTCAGCCCCGGCTTTTCGTTATGGCACAGGCTTTTTCGAGACAGTCTGTTACAATGGTTTCACTCTCTGTCATCTTGACCTGCATCTTGACCGATTGCTCCATGCCCTGCGTACGTATCGCATCGAATACACGGCTATTGATTTCCCTGCGGTCATCCGTGAGGTGCTCAAGCTCAATGGCCTTGAGCGGGAGTTTGCCCGTGTCAGCATCTTTTACCCTCTTGATGGGAATGATGCCCATCCTGTGGTGCAGGCGGTTCCTTTCAAGCGCAAGCCATACAAGGCTTATCGACTCTGCCTGTGCGAAGAGCGCCATGTGTCCGATCTGAATGCCCAGAAGACGACCAGTTCCATGTTTTTTCATCTTGCTCTCAAGCAGGCCCGTGCCAAAGGGTTTGATGATGCCGCATTGACTGATTTTGATAACACTCTGCTTGAGTCCACCACCGGGGCCATTGTCCTGATGCGTAGCGGAGATTTTCATATGATGGAGAGTCCTTACCGCCTACCATCCACATCATTGGAACTGGCGGAAAAGGTTATTGAAATTCTACCTCGGCGTGTGAATGTCGATGACCTCTGTCAATATCGCCATGCCTATCTTCTCAATTCGATGATCGGTATGCGCCCAATCGTTTCCATCGGCGAGACAGGCTTTGTCCCGGATGAAGAAACCTGTCGGGATGTGACAGCCTTTGTTCTCGACGAACCAATCTAG